CTCGACATGCGCGATCGGCGTCTGCGGGGTGATGCCGTGGCCGAGGTTGAAGATGTGGGGCGTGCCGGCGGTGGCCTCGCGGATCGCGTCCACGGCGGCGTCGAGGCCTGCGCCGCCCTCGATCAGGGTCTCGGGGTGGAGGTTGCCCTGCGTGACCGCCGAGGCCGGCAGGCGGGCGCGCAGAGCCTTGAGATCCACCGCCCAGTCGACCCCGATCGCGTCGGCACCGGTCTCCGCCGCCACCCGGGCGTGGCCGTCGAGGCCCGAGCCGCGGGCGAAGACGATGACCTTGGCGCCCGGCACCCGGGCGCGGATGCCCGACACGATCCGGGCGATCGGCCCAAAGCTCCAGCGCGCCAGCGCGTCGCCGGCCTCACCCGCCGGCACGTCCGGCAGGCTGCCGGCATGGCTCTCGAAGATCTGCACCGCGTCGGCGCCGGCCTCGAACTGGCGCACCAGGTACTCGGTCGAGACCGTGACGAGCCGGTCGATCAGGGCGTCGAGGAGGGCGGGGTCGCGGGCGGCGAGCGCCCGGGCGGGGCCTAAGTCCGGCGTGCCGCGCCCGCCGATCATGTAGCTCGCCACGGTCCAGGGGGCGCCGCAAAAGCCGAGCAGGGTCGTCTCGGCCGGCAGCTCCGCCCGCAGGCGCGAGACGGTCTCGAAGACGGGGTTGAGGTGGCGCATCACCCGCGGGTCGCCCGCCTCGATCAGCGCGTCGAATTCGGGGCGGCCGGCGAGCGGGTCGAGGCGGGGCCCCTCCCCTTCCACGAAGCGCACGTCCTGGCCGAGCGCATGGGGCACCACCAGGATGTCGGAGAAGAGGATCGCCGCCTCGAAGCCGAAGCGGCGGATCGGCTGCAGGGTGACCTCGGTGGCGAAGTCGGGGTTGTAGCAGA
This is a stretch of genomic DNA from Methylobacterium sp. 17Sr1-1. It encodes these proteins:
- the hemE gene encoding uroporphyrinogen decarboxylase encodes the protein MGGTAGAGRTGAERPLLRVLNGEALSPPPAWMMRQAGRYLPEYRAVRAEAGSFLDLCYNPDFATEVTLQPIRRFGFEAAILFSDILVVPHALGQDVRFVEGEGPRLDPLAGRPEFDALIEAGDPRVMRHLNPVFETVSRLRAELPAETTLLGFCGAPWTVASYMIGGRGTPDLGPARALAARDPALLDALIDRLVTVSTEYLVRQFEAGADAVQIFESHAGSLPDVPAGEAGDALARWSFGPIARIVSGIRARVPGAKVIVFARGSGLDGHARVAAETGADAIGVDWAVDLKALRARLPASAVTQGNLHPETLIEGGAGLDAAVDAIREATAGTPHIFNLGHGITPQTPIAHVERMLARLRG